One region of Priestia megaterium genomic DNA includes:
- a CDS encoding amino acid permease, whose product MIEGQQQTNELKKTMKSRHLFMISLGGVIGTGFFLGTGYTISQAGAIGAILSFIVGGFIMYLTMLCLGELAVAMPVSGSFQTYTTKFIGPGVGFAFGWLYWLGWAVTVALEFLSAGQLMQRWFPDSPVWIWCAIFALLLFSLNALSAKAFGEAEFWFASIKVLAIILFIVLGGAAMFGFLPLSNGDSAPLFSNYTAHGVFPHGISAVLITMITVNFSFQGTELIGVAAGESENPDKTVPRAIKQTVWRTLVFFVLAVAVLAGMIPLEKAGVVESPFVVVFDQIGIPYAADIMNFVILTALLSVANSGLYAATRMLYSLSKDNMASSAFMKVNKRGVPMNALLLTLGIALLSLLSGFFAQETVFVWLISAAGLGAQIGWITIAASLLAFRKRYINQGGQIEDLKFKVPLYPVLPLIALVLNTIVLGSMAFDAEQRMALYVGIPLALLFYAYYHARVKKKVDLSISRQEVQLKDDKKVIL is encoded by the coding sequence ATGATAGAAGGACAACAGCAAACAAATGAATTAAAAAAGACGATGAAAAGCAGACATTTGTTTATGATTTCGCTCGGCGGGGTTATCGGTACAGGTTTCTTTTTAGGAACAGGATACACGATTAGCCAAGCAGGGGCGATTGGAGCTATCCTTTCGTTTATCGTAGGTGGCTTCATTATGTACTTAACAATGCTTTGCTTAGGGGAACTTGCAGTAGCAATGCCAGTTTCTGGTTCGTTTCAGACATATACAACAAAATTTATTGGCCCTGGCGTTGGTTTTGCTTTTGGATGGTTATATTGGTTGGGCTGGGCTGTAACGGTTGCATTAGAATTTTTGTCAGCAGGTCAGCTTATGCAAAGATGGTTTCCTGATTCTCCTGTATGGATCTGGTGTGCTATATTTGCGCTTTTATTATTTTCATTAAATGCACTGTCAGCTAAAGCATTTGGTGAAGCGGAGTTTTGGTTCGCCAGCATTAAAGTGTTAGCTATTATTTTATTTATCGTACTTGGTGGAGCTGCTATGTTTGGTTTTCTTCCATTAAGCAATGGAGACAGCGCGCCGCTTTTCTCTAACTATACGGCTCACGGCGTGTTCCCTCACGGAATTAGTGCCGTGCTGATTACGATGATTACAGTTAACTTCTCATTTCAAGGTACGGAGCTTATCGGTGTAGCTGCTGGGGAAAGTGAAAACCCAGACAAGACTGTACCAAGAGCCATTAAACAAACGGTATGGAGAACGCTTGTATTTTTTGTACTAGCTGTAGCTGTCTTAGCGGGGATGATTCCGCTTGAAAAAGCAGGCGTAGTTGAAAGTCCATTTGTTGTTGTATTTGACCAAATTGGTATCCCATACGCAGCGGACATTATGAACTTTGTTATCCTAACGGCACTGTTATCTGTAGCTAACTCAGGTCTTTATGCAGCAACGCGTATGCTGTATTCATTGTCAAAAGATAACATGGCAAGTTCAGCTTTCATGAAAGTAAACAAACGCGGTGTGCCGATGAACGCCTTGCTTTTAACATTAGGCATTGCACTTTTATCTTTGCTTTCAGGATTCTTTGCTCAAGAAACAGTATTTGTATGGCTTATTTCTGCAGCGGGTTTAGGTGCACAAATTGGCTGGATTACAATCGCTGCATCACTGCTTGCATTTAGAAAAAGATATATAAATCAAGGAGGGCAAATCGAGGATTTAAAATTCAAAGTCCCTCTTTACCCGGTATTACCTTTAATCGCATTAGTATTAAATACGATTGTACTTGGAAGCATGGCATTTGATGCAGAGCAGCGAATGGCACTGTATGTCGGTATTCCACTAGCGCTGCTGTTTTATGCTTATTATCATGCACGTGTAAAAAAGAAAGTTGATTTATCTATCAGCCGTCAAGAAGTGCAGCTTAAAGACGACAAAAAGGTAATTTTATAA
- a CDS encoding biotin transporter BioY gives MKTRTMAYVSLFAALTAIGAFIKIPIPYIPFTLQIVPVYLAGALLGPRLGLYSQLCYIGIGLIGVPVFAEGGGLGYIFKPTFGYLIGYAAGSFMNGYLIQKYDLKKPFSIFLANLSTLVIVYVFGCVWLYGAMKWIIEKPLSLSDTLLFGAVLPMPGDLLLCILCSVLIHRMKPQFSRLSSKRAKAG, from the coding sequence ATGAAAACGAGAACAATGGCGTATGTTTCTTTATTTGCTGCTTTAACGGCGATTGGTGCATTTATAAAAATTCCTATTCCCTACATACCGTTTACTCTTCAAATTGTTCCTGTCTATTTAGCCGGGGCGCTGTTAGGACCGCGTTTAGGTTTGTATAGTCAGCTATGCTACATAGGTATCGGGTTAATCGGTGTTCCGGTTTTTGCAGAAGGAGGAGGTTTAGGGTATATCTTCAAACCAACGTTTGGCTATTTAATTGGCTATGCTGCAGGGTCATTTATGAACGGCTACCTTATTCAAAAATATGACTTAAAGAAACCTTTTTCTATCTTTTTAGCCAACTTATCTACATTGGTTATTGTGTACGTATTCGGGTGCGTTTGGCTTTACGGAGCAATGAAATGGATAATTGAAAAGCCACTTTCACTGAGTGATACACTTCTTTTTGGAGCTGTTTTGCCAATGCCTGGAGATCTTTTATTGTGCATTTTATGTTCAGTGCTGATTCACCGAATGAAGCCTCAATTTAGCCGTTTATCATCAAAGCGGGCTAAAGCGGGGTAA
- the bioD gene encoding dethiobiotin synthase: MGKAYFITGTGTDIGKTLVTSILYKVLSRLGIKTTICKPFQTGYQDEIGGYPDIHWFETRLGVANTGIYQLKPETSPHLAIKLSNRQVEPSIVLKRINELKKAFDVVLVEGAGGLAVPLIEEETTFYMTKDLILDAQMPVIAVGTTELGAIHDALSTFSYASEHHLKINGLIFNRFNHSSIIHKDNVRTIEKLLQVSSLMTVPVFTHIDEELEAYIEKLVRQKSVIQHIEEVFDCVVSKS, from the coding sequence GTGGGCAAAGCGTATTTTATTACGGGAACTGGAACAGATATTGGTAAAACGCTGGTGACAAGCATTTTGTATAAAGTACTTAGCCGTCTAGGAATAAAAACGACAATTTGCAAACCGTTTCAAACCGGCTACCAAGATGAAATCGGAGGTTATCCAGATATTCACTGGTTTGAAACAAGGCTCGGAGTAGCAAATACAGGTATTTATCAGTTAAAGCCAGAGACGTCTCCTCACTTGGCTATTAAACTGAGCAATAGGCAAGTAGAGCCTTCAATCGTCTTAAAGCGCATTAATGAATTAAAAAAGGCATTTGACGTAGTACTCGTGGAAGGAGCGGGAGGACTTGCCGTACCTTTAATTGAAGAGGAAACAACGTTTTATATGACAAAAGATTTGATCCTAGATGCACAAATGCCGGTTATTGCTGTTGGAACAACGGAATTAGGAGCTATTCACGATGCGCTTTCTACCTTTTCATATGCAAGTGAGCATCATCTTAAAATCAACGGACTCATTTTTAATCGTTTTAATCACAGCAGTATCATTCATAAAGACAATGTTCGAACGATTGAAAAGCTGCTTCAAGTCTCTTCTTTAATGACTGTACCTGTATTTACTCATATCGATGAAGAGTTAGAAGCATATATTGAGAAATTGGTGAGGCAAAAAAGTGTGATTCAACATATTGAGGAGGTGTTTGACTGTGTCGTATCAAAAAGCTGA
- the bioA gene encoding adenosylmethionine--8-amino-7-oxononanoate transaminase encodes MSYQKAELEKWDKEYVWHPFTQMKAYRESNPLIIERGEGSYLYDVAGNKYLDGYASLWVNVHGHNDPELNTALHIQVEKLAHSTLLGSANVPSILLAKKLAEITPGSLSKVFYSDTGSAAVEIALKIAYQYWQNLDSAKYKNKSKFISLNEAYHGDTIGAVSVGGMDLFHRIFKPLLFERIPTPSPYIYRMDGFETEEQASAYCIHQLEKLLQNNGEEVAGLIIEPLVQGAAGIITHPPGFLKQVERLCKAYGVLLICDEVAVGFGRTGTMFACEQEDVVPDIMCVGKGITGGYMPLAATLTSEQIFNAFLAHPDENKTFFHGHTYTGNQLACTVALRNIELIEERELIRSVKERSKVFKRYLLKLYELPNVGDIRQRGLMAGIEVVKDRQTKSIFEDKKVMGDIILAARQKGLIIRELGPVITMMPILSMTDEELKTMVEIVYESIKEVIARYTVS; translated from the coding sequence GTGTCGTATCAAAAAGCTGAGCTGGAAAAATGGGATAAAGAATATGTATGGCATCCCTTTACACAAATGAAAGCTTACCGTGAATCGAATCCCCTTATCATTGAAAGAGGAGAGGGAAGCTATTTGTATGACGTAGCGGGAAACAAATATTTAGATGGATACGCTTCTCTATGGGTGAACGTGCATGGACATAATGATCCGGAATTAAATACAGCTTTACATATACAAGTGGAGAAATTAGCGCATTCTACACTGCTTGGATCGGCAAACGTTCCATCCATTTTGTTAGCTAAAAAGCTAGCGGAAATTACTCCTGGCAGCTTATCGAAAGTATTCTATTCTGATACAGGCTCTGCCGCTGTTGAAATTGCGTTGAAAATTGCCTATCAATATTGGCAAAATCTCGACTCTGCAAAGTACAAAAACAAAAGTAAATTTATCTCATTGAATGAGGCATATCACGGAGATACAATCGGGGCAGTCAGTGTAGGAGGCATGGATTTATTTCATCGCATCTTTAAGCCTTTACTGTTTGAACGCATTCCCACACCTTCTCCTTACATCTACCGTATGGACGGGTTCGAAACCGAAGAGCAAGCTTCAGCTTACTGTATTCACCAGCTGGAGAAGCTCTTGCAGAACAACGGAGAAGAAGTAGCCGGCTTGATTATTGAACCGCTTGTGCAAGGAGCAGCGGGTATTATTACTCATCCTCCCGGTTTTTTAAAACAAGTAGAGCGTCTGTGCAAAGCGTACGGGGTATTGCTCATTTGTGATGAAGTAGCTGTCGGATTCGGGCGAACAGGAACGATGTTTGCATGTGAACAAGAAGACGTAGTACCAGACATTATGTGTGTAGGAAAAGGGATCACAGGAGGATATATGCCGCTTGCTGCTACGTTAACAAGCGAACAGATATTTAATGCTTTTTTAGCTCATCCAGATGAAAATAAAACGTTCTTTCATGGACATACGTATACGGGAAATCAATTGGCCTGTACAGTAGCGCTTAGAAATATTGAACTGATAGAAGAAAGAGAGTTAATCCGTAGTGTAAAAGAAAGGTCGAAAGTTTTTAAACGTTATCTATTAAAGCTTTATGAACTGCCTAACGTGGGAGACATTAGACAAAGAGGATTAATGGCAGGAATCGAGGTTGTCAAAGACCGCCAAACAAAGTCTATTTTTGAAGATAAAAAAGTGATGGGAGATATTATTTTAGCGGCTCGCCAAAAAGGTTTAATTATCAGAGAGCTAGGTCCTGTAATTACGATGATGCCTATTCTTTCAATGACGGACGAAGAATTAAAAACAATGGTTGAAATTGTATATGAATCAATTAAAGAAGTAATCGCACGCTATACAGTGAGTTAA
- a CDS encoding YolD-like family protein yields the protein MILKALKTNKLLTINYQNNGFVQTVKGYIQNLNLLEQTLLLKDENQHVRSLRLSSIKNIY from the coding sequence ATGATTTTAAAAGCATTAAAAACGAATAAATTACTAACTATTAACTATCAAAACAACGGTTTTGTTCAAACGGTCAAAGGTTATATTCAAAACTTAAACTTGCTCGAACAAACTCTTCTATTAAAAGATGAAAATCAGCATGTGCGATCACTGCGACTATCAAGTATTAAAAACATTTATTGA
- a CDS encoding TerC family protein, giving the protein MDQSFILNLLEILLINIVLSGDNAVVIALACRNLPDEHRNKAVVFGTLGAVVLRVGLTFVAVYLLTIPFLNFIGGLLLLWIAISLLKGEDDGDIKANSTLAGAIKTIIIADLVMSLDNVVAVAGAANGSILLIILGLVISIPLIIWGSQLLMKIMEKFPIIIIAGAALLGYTAGEMIFKDKAVGHVLEGLNPHLHTIVPILLAILVVVVGKLSGRSKKETH; this is encoded by the coding sequence ATGGATCAGAGTTTTATTTTAAATCTTTTAGAAATTTTACTCATTAACATTGTACTAAGTGGCGATAACGCAGTCGTGATTGCTTTAGCTTGTCGGAATCTTCCGGACGAGCATCGAAACAAAGCGGTTGTTTTCGGTACATTAGGAGCGGTTGTATTACGTGTAGGGCTAACGTTTGTCGCTGTATATTTATTAACAATCCCATTTTTAAATTTCATCGGAGGCCTGCTGCTTCTATGGATTGCGATTAGTCTTTTAAAAGGGGAAGATGACGGAGATATTAAAGCGAATTCAACTCTAGCAGGTGCTATTAAAACAATTATTATAGCGGATCTTGTTATGAGTTTAGATAACGTAGTAGCGGTTGCGGGTGCGGCCAACGGCAGTATTCTACTCATTATCCTTGGTCTTGTTATCAGCATTCCGTTAATCATTTGGGGAAGTCAGCTTTTAATGAAAATCATGGAAAAATTCCCGATTATCATCATTGCCGGAGCAGCGCTTCTTGGCTATACTGCTGGTGAAATGATCTTTAAAGACAAAGCGGTAGGACATGTATTAGAAGGGTTAAATCCGCATTTGCATACAATTGTTCCTATTTTGTTAGCTATTTTAGTTGTTGTTGTTGGGAAACTTAGCGGACGTTCTAAAAAAGAAACTCATTAA
- a CDS encoding dicarboxylate/amino acid:cation symporter, whose product MKLSFKNLTVQVVIGILLGIAIGFMFPEFGAKLKVLADIFIKLIKMVIAPIIFLTVVIGIGSMGDLKKVGRIGGKALLYFEIVTTFALAIGIIVVNFIKPGAGFNINGASGADVTQYTQQAAEAEHGFMEFIMGIIPDSVFGAMANGELLPILFFAVLFGMATATLGEKAAPVITFFERCTDIFFGIVNMIMKLSPIAAFGAMAYTIGNFGIGSLQKLGFLMGSVYITMFLFIVFVLGTIAKIYGFNIFKFIAFIKEEILLVLGTSSSESALPKMMDKMEKYGCSKSVVGLVIPTGYSFNLDGTAIYLSMAAIFIAQAYGVDLSLMQEITLLGILMLTSKGAAGVTGSGFITLAATLAAFPMIPVEGIALLIGVDRFMSEARAITNLIGNGVATVVVSKMENEFHPPVETIQDVNSAPPLAK is encoded by the coding sequence ATGAAATTAAGTTTTAAAAACCTAACCGTTCAAGTTGTCATTGGTATCCTTCTTGGTATTGCAATTGGCTTTATGTTTCCTGAATTTGGAGCTAAATTAAAAGTATTGGCTGATATCTTCATTAAATTAATTAAGATGGTGATTGCCCCAATTATTTTCTTAACAGTGGTCATCGGTATCGGAAGCATGGGAGATTTAAAGAAAGTGGGACGAATTGGAGGTAAAGCTCTTTTATACTTTGAGATTGTCACTACTTTTGCCTTAGCAATTGGAATTATCGTTGTAAACTTTATCAAGCCTGGGGCTGGCTTTAATATCAATGGCGCAAGCGGAGCTGATGTTACTCAATATACGCAGCAAGCAGCTGAAGCGGAGCATGGCTTTATGGAGTTTATCATGGGAATTATTCCAGACAGCGTATTTGGCGCAATGGCAAATGGTGAATTATTGCCAATCTTATTCTTTGCCGTACTATTTGGAATGGCTACAGCTACACTCGGCGAAAAAGCGGCTCCTGTCATTACATTCTTTGAACGCTGTACAGATATTTTCTTTGGCATTGTTAATATGATTATGAAACTTTCACCTATTGCGGCGTTCGGAGCGATGGCTTATACGATCGGTAACTTTGGAATAGGCTCTCTTCAAAAACTCGGTTTCTTAATGGGATCTGTTTACATTACTATGTTCTTATTTATTGTATTTGTACTTGGAACCATCGCTAAGATTTATGGATTTAATATTTTTAAATTCATTGCTTTTATTAAAGAAGAAATTCTACTTGTATTAGGTACGTCTTCTTCGGAATCTGCACTGCCAAAAATGATGGACAAAATGGAGAAGTACGGATGTTCAAAATCTGTAGTAGGACTTGTCATTCCAACTGGTTACTCATTTAACCTAGATGGAACAGCAATCTACTTATCCATGGCTGCTATCTTTATCGCTCAAGCGTATGGAGTCGACTTGTCGTTAATGCAAGAGATTACGCTACTTGGTATTTTAATGCTAACGTCTAAAGGAGCGGCCGGAGTTACTGGCTCTGGATTTATTACACTAGCAGCTACGCTTGCTGCATTCCCAATGATTCCAGTTGAAGGAATCGCGCTGTTAATCGGGGTAGACCGCTTCATGTCGGAAGCTCGTGCCATTACAAACTTAATTGGAAATGGTGTAGCAACTGTAGTTGTATCGAAAATGGAAAATGAATTTCATCCTCCTGTAGAGACGATACAAGACGTTAATTCCGCACCTCCATTAGCTAAATAA
- a CDS encoding DctP family TRAP transporter solute-binding subunit, which yields MKMFIGASIIVSVFLMIYVFLQYTVINQDNVYHDDEQKGLNKQIVINFSHVVAENTPKGLAAQKFAEIVNQKSDGKVKIEVYSNGVLYSDDEELAALRRNDVQMIAPSISKLTDLSPTWQLFDLPFIFDDYSEAKQVFTGKIGQDLLSTLQEKNIKGLALWSNGFKQMTSNTKPLLHPADFQGQTFRIMPSEVIKKQFELLGAKPQAVSFNKVYQSLERQEFDGQENTISNIYSKRLYELQKYMTISNHGYLGYAVLMDQKYWDSLPEDVKQLLSDAMVETTNWIWTQSKMMNDEQLQQIKNKSGMRVYYLNDTQKAEWKKQFNSLYQSFEANATKQTLDIIQQIKNIESKK from the coding sequence TTGAAGATGTTTATAGGGGCAAGTATCATTGTTAGCGTTTTCTTGATGATCTATGTTTTTTTGCAGTATACGGTTATAAATCAGGATAATGTGTATCATGACGATGAGCAAAAAGGATTAAATAAGCAAATTGTGATTAATTTTAGCCACGTTGTAGCTGAGAACACTCCAAAAGGCTTAGCCGCTCAAAAATTCGCTGAAATCGTTAATCAAAAATCGGATGGTAAAGTTAAAATTGAAGTATATTCAAACGGTGTGTTGTATTCAGACGACGAAGAACTTGCCGCTCTGCGCCGAAACGATGTACAAATGATTGCGCCTTCTATTTCAAAGCTAACCGACCTTTCCCCTACGTGGCAACTTTTTGATCTCCCCTTCATTTTCGATGATTACAGCGAGGCAAAACAAGTGTTTACCGGGAAAATCGGACAGGATTTGTTGAGTACGCTGCAAGAGAAAAACATTAAAGGGCTTGCTTTATGGAGCAACGGCTTTAAACAAATGACCAGCAATACAAAACCTTTGCTCCATCCAGCAGATTTTCAAGGTCAAACATTTCGCATTATGCCAAGTGAAGTAATCAAAAAACAATTCGAACTTCTTGGCGCTAAGCCTCAGGCTGTCTCGTTTAATAAAGTATATCAATCCCTTGAACGACAGGAATTTGATGGACAGGAAAATACGATTTCTAATATTTATTCAAAACGTTTGTACGAGCTGCAAAAATATATGACCATCAGCAACCATGGATACTTGGGCTATGCTGTTTTAATGGATCAAAAATATTGGGACAGCCTCCCTGAAGATGTAAAACAACTATTAAGTGATGCCATGGTAGAAACAACGAACTGGATTTGGACTCAATCAAAAATGATGAACGATGAACAGCTGCAGCAAATAAAAAATAAATCTGGCATGCGCGTTTATTACTTAAATGATACACAGAAAGCCGAATGGAAAAAGCAGTTTAACTCTCTTTATCAATCGTTTGAAGCCAATGCAACAAAACAAACGCTTGATATCATTCAGCAAATAAAAAATATCGAAAGCAAAAAGTGA
- a CDS encoding ATP-binding protein — protein sequence MMRLSMQTKMTGLIFFIVVFSLFLASIVVINNFVQSKENDLEQRALITSRTVAEMPEIREKIEKDSKNINQIVEPIRIIHGAYYVVVMNMNHERLSHPLQSMIGKISKGEDEGQAFAEHTYTDKAKGEGGMVIRSFVPVVNDQHEQVGVVVSGYLLPKFTEVILSLKKEIFLISGLALFFGGWGAWALASRIKKEMFELEPHEIARLFVERTETFNAMHEGVIAIDKEENITIFNHKAKIMMDVPDEVIGKKIYDVIPDTRLPEILQLNQPVYNRELQVRNLNILSNRVPIKVNNHTVGAVAIFQDRTEVKKLAEELTGVKSFVSALRVQNHEYMNKLHTIAGLIQLGNKDKALQYVFQVSEQQEELTQFLHKHIKDESISGLLLSKVSRAKELGIELAIDRHSELHSFPPYLDHHDFVIIIGNLIENAFDSYHHMERRERKVYISMEQNDGILSILVEDNGCGMNEDQAERIFDEGFSTKAKETRGIGLHLVKQIVEKGNGQIEVESELDVGTTFIITFFL from the coding sequence ATGATGCGCTTATCGATGCAAACGAAAATGACGGGGCTAATCTTTTTTATCGTGGTCTTTTCGTTGTTTTTAGCAAGTATTGTCGTGATTAATAATTTTGTGCAGTCAAAAGAAAATGATTTAGAGCAAAGGGCTTTGATCACTTCGAGAACAGTTGCTGAAATGCCTGAAATTCGAGAAAAAATTGAAAAAGATAGCAAGAACATTAATCAAATTGTAGAGCCGATTCGCATTATTCACGGTGCTTATTATGTAGTGGTGATGAATATGAATCACGAACGTTTGTCTCATCCTTTGCAAAGCATGATTGGGAAAATTTCTAAAGGAGAGGACGAGGGCCAGGCGTTTGCAGAACATACTTATACTGATAAAGCAAAAGGAGAAGGCGGGATGGTCATTCGTTCTTTTGTTCCCGTTGTAAACGATCAGCATGAACAAGTAGGAGTCGTTGTCTCAGGCTACCTTCTTCCGAAATTTACAGAGGTTATTTTAAGTTTGAAAAAAGAAATTTTTCTCATCTCAGGTCTCGCTCTTTTTTTTGGAGGATGGGGAGCGTGGGCGCTTGCATCTCGTATTAAAAAAGAGATGTTTGAGCTTGAGCCTCATGAAATTGCTCGTTTGTTTGTAGAACGAACGGAGACTTTTAATGCCATGCATGAAGGAGTCATTGCCATTGATAAAGAGGAGAACATCACTATTTTTAATCATAAAGCGAAAATTATGATGGATGTACCCGATGAGGTAATTGGGAAAAAGATCTATGATGTGATTCCAGATACAAGACTGCCAGAAATTCTGCAGCTTAATCAGCCTGTTTATAATCGAGAGCTTCAAGTTCGCAATTTAAATATTTTAAGCAATCGTGTGCCGATTAAGGTTAATAATCACACAGTCGGTGCGGTCGCTATTTTTCAAGACAGAACAGAAGTTAAAAAATTAGCTGAAGAGTTAACAGGGGTTAAATCATTTGTAAGCGCTCTTAGAGTTCAAAACCATGAATACATGAATAAACTTCATACCATTGCAGGGCTTATCCAACTTGGAAATAAAGACAAGGCTCTTCAGTACGTTTTTCAAGTGTCTGAACAGCAAGAAGAGCTCACCCAGTTTCTTCATAAACATATTAAAGATGAAAGTATATCGGGATTGCTGTTAAGCAAAGTCAGCCGTGCCAAAGAACTTGGAATTGAGTTAGCTATCGATCGCCACAGCGAGCTTCACTCATTTCCTCCTTACTTAGATCATCATGATTTTGTGATTATTATTGGTAACTTAATTGAGAACGCTTTTGATTCGTATCATCATATGGAGCGTCGTGAACGGAAGGTCTATATAAGTATGGAACAAAATGACGGCATTCTTTCTATATTAGTTGAAGATAACGGATGTGGCATGAATGAGGATCAAGCAGAGAGAATCTTTGATGAAGGTTTTTCAACCAAAGCAAAGGAAACTAGAGGAATTGGTTTGCATTTAGTAAAACAAATTGTTGAAAAAGGAAACGGTCAGATCGAAGTAGAGTCAGAATTAGATGTTGGCACGACTTTTATCATTACATTCTTTTTATAG
- a CDS encoding response regulator yields the protein MNKKEWTVLLIEDDPMVQEVNRQFIEQVEGFIVIAAASNGLEGIQLIKQHQPDLTIIDMYMPSQDGLTTLQQIRANGYKTDVIAVTAASDIETVRKVLQYGAVDYIMKPFKFERMKQALEQYRSFQVKISQKEYITQSELDSMLFQQFEEKADFLPKGLNAVTLRRIQQYLSEQKHPISAEEVADGVGIARVTARRYLEFLEQENELKLSVEYGRVGRPINRYMLKIN from the coding sequence ATGAATAAAAAAGAATGGACGGTGCTTCTCATAGAAGACGATCCTATGGTACAAGAAGTGAACCGCCAATTTATTGAACAAGTTGAAGGATTCATCGTTATCGCGGCAGCTTCGAATGGTTTAGAAGGTATACAGCTCATTAAACAGCATCAGCCTGATTTAACGATTATTGATATGTATATGCCTAGTCAAGATGGCCTAACCACCTTACAGCAAATTCGAGCAAATGGCTATAAAACAGACGTGATAGCAGTTACGGCTGCAAGTGATATTGAAACCGTACGAAAAGTTCTTCAGTACGGCGCGGTGGATTATATTATGAAACCGTTCAAGTTTGAACGAATGAAGCAAGCGCTTGAGCAGTATCGTTCGTTTCAAGTTAAAATAAGTCAAAAAGAATATATTACTCAGTCTGAATTAGATTCTATGCTGTTTCAGCAATTCGAAGAAAAAGCCGATTTTCTTCCAAAAGGGCTAAATGCGGTTACGTTAAGGAGGATACAACAATATCTTTCCGAACAGAAGCATCCGATTTCTGCTGAAGAAGTGGCGGACGGCGTAGGAATTGCGCGTGTTACGGCAAGAAGGTATTTAGAGTTTTTAGAACAGGAAAACGAGCTGAAATTATCAGTTGAATACGGCAGAGTGGGGAGACCTATTAATCGCTATATGTTAAAAATAAATTAA
- a CDS encoding RhaT/GlcU family sugar-proton symporter: MDIFLAVLPAIFWGSIVLFNVKLGGGPYSQTLGTTLGALIFSIGIYIFVHPTLTPLIFGVGVVSGLFWAVGQSNQLKSIDLIGVSKTMPISTGLQLVSTSLFGVIVFHEWSTKTSIILGVLALIFIIVGIVLTSLQSKEEKEAEEGKGNFKKGIVILLISTVGYLVYVVVARLFNVDGWSALLPQAIGMVIGGVLLTFKHKPFNKYAIRNIIPGLIWAAGNMFLFISQPKVGVATSFSLSQMGIVISTLGGIIILGEKKTKRQLVGIIIGIILIIIAGVMLGLAKS; this comes from the coding sequence ATGGACATATTTTTAGCTGTCTTACCAGCCATATTTTGGGGAAGCATTGTGCTTTTCAATGTGAAACTAGGCGGAGGACCTTATAGCCAAACGCTTGGAACCACGTTGGGAGCTTTGATTTTCTCTATCGGTATTTATATTTTTGTACACCCTACGCTTACACCTTTAATCTTTGGCGTTGGAGTTGTATCGGGATTATTTTGGGCAGTTGGACAAAGTAATCAGCTGAAAAGTATTGATTTAATCGGAGTTTCTAAAACGATGCCTATTTCAACTGGGCTTCAGTTAGTTTCCACTTCATTATTTGGAGTAATTGTGTTTCACGAGTGGTCTACAAAAACTTCAATTATTCTTGGTGTGCTCGCTCTTATCTTTATTATTGTAGGGATTGTTTTAACATCACTTCAAAGCAAAGAAGAGAAAGAGGCTGAAGAAGGAAAAGGAAACTTCAAAAAAGGAATTGTTATTTTATTAATTTCAACCGTTGGTTATTTAGTTTATGTTGTAGTAGCCCGTCTATTTAATGTAGACGGATGGTCGGCTTTATTACCTCAAGCAATTGGTATGGTTATTGGAGGAGTATTGCTGACGTTTAAGCATAAGCCATTTAATAAATATGCAATTCGCAACATTATCCCAGGTCTTATTTGGGCCGCTGGTAATATGTTTTTATTCATCTCGCAACCTAAAGTAGGCGTAGCGACAAGCTTTTCGCTTTCTCAAATGGGAATCGTCATTTCAACACTAGGCGGGATCATTATTTTAGGTGAGAAGAAAACGAAGCGTCAGTTAGTTGGGATTATTATTGGAATTATACTGATCATCATAGCAGGAGTCATGTTAGGGCTCGCCAAAAGCTAA